The following DNA comes from Papaver somniferum cultivar HN1 chromosome 4, ASM357369v1, whole genome shotgun sequence.
AACAACTAAAATTATTAACAAAGCCCCCAAGTTGTGATTGTTGCTACATTAGATGGATGATAGATGTGCAGTTAACTGCATTTTCtgctcttcttttcttctttcactCGTGATAGGTGTTATTCCTGTTCTCTTTCTCCTCTTTATTGTTTTACCAAGTGAAATCACTGAGCATGTGCTTCCACTACATGGTATCGTACCAGCAAGAATTCTTTATCTTCATCATATTTGGACCATCTGAAACAAATAATCAAGAGCTTCAATATTTTGTATGAGAAATTGCAAACTTCACATAaggctaagttttttttttttttttaatcttgtaATGAAAAAGTGGAAAGATTTTCATTTATTGGTTGCCTTGTAGGTGCTTGGAACAGAAGCCTCTAGGATGAGTATTGAAGGACCATGGATCACAAAGTCGTATCTGGAAATGAGTCTTGAAAGCAGAGGTATTGAACTGCGGTGACTTATATTACATCTTCAATCCATTGTTGCCTGTCGGTAGTTATTGTTTGTTATTTGATTTAGTAGATCTTAATTGTTGCTCTATCAAATCAGTTACTCCAAATTGCAGGTGTGCCTCGTCTAAATACACCGCCACCTTTATCTAGTACATCCTTGACTCGAGTGCAAGAGAAGTCCCTCCAAGCCCCAAAGCCAATCCGTGTTACTCCAAACATTGTTAACAGTCTTGAGGACCTAACTCAGCCATGGACACGGTCCCCGACAAAGTCTCAAATGGAGCCTGTATTAGCAACTTGGCGCTTCACTTCCCCGGTCGCTGGACATACTGACAGTTAAGTCGCAAATAGAAATGATGCTCTATGCTTGACTTTTCTGTTACATTTGCTGGACTCACTAAGCATCAAACAAATAATCTGCTTTTTGACCGTGTTATGTTTCGTTTAATATTATGCTTCTCTCATGAGCAACTGCAGATTCTTCTTTCAGGGGTACCATGCAGCTTGCTCCAATGCCTGATTCATACGACTTGGATAGAGGGTTGCTTCTAGCTGTTCAAGCAATCCAGGTAGCCAACATTTTGAGTAATCGACACGAATCGTATAGTACTGTTTTTCTTCTGAACTTCTCAAAGGTTAAGATTGCATCCATGACCACATTGGCTCTTCTGCTTAATTACAGGCTGTGCTGGAGAATAAGGGGCTCCCAGTTATTGTTGGCATTGGTTAGTGAGTTTGTTCCGTACGATAAATTACATCTCTCACCTACATTTCtataaaataattgaaaaataaaGAAGTGTTTGATTCTATTGCAATCCTCTGTAATATTCAAGAAACCTCATTATGTTAGCTTTTGAAGAGTTGAGTGATCTACAATACCTAGGGTGTTTGTATTTGATGAAAACACAAACACATCACACAGGATTGAGGCACTGAGTTGCACCTTTAAATCCATTGTCTACATCTTTTTTTTCCACATTCATCAGAGCTTATACATGCTGGTATTCTGATTAATTTATTCATTACTAGCTTATCTAAAACATCACTTTTTTGGTTATGACATACTCGAGTAGTCAGATGTTCTTGTATGTGACAATGCAGGGGGGCCAAGTGGTTCGGGGAAAACTAGTTTAGCTCATAAAATGGCAAACATAGTTGGTTGTGAAGTCATTTCACTTGAAAGCTATTATGAATCTGAACAAGTGAAGGACTTTAAGTTTGATAACTTTAGTTCTATTGATCAGCATTTACTTTCAAAGGTACAATTTCAAATATACAGTTCTATCATCTATTTTGGTATTCTCAGTTGTTTTTGTTATACACGTTTCATCTTATTTGTGGCTGGCTAGTTAGTCATAATGCTATGAAAGTATATATAACGAGTATGTTACTTAAAAGTGAGGTAAACTGCATTTAGCAATTATAGGTGAGGCTACAAATTACACCAGTCTCTCTGAAATCCTAGGGTACCCATACTGTTATCCAGATGAGTGGTGGTTACCAATTAAAAATGCTGATTTTTGTGAAACCTTCTCAACTGTTTGCATGTATTAGTTCTACTGTATACGGTTCTAAAATTTTCATTCCATGCATTGCAGAACATTGATGACATAAGGAACCGTCGACGGACAAAGGTGCCTATATTTGATCTAGAGAATTGTACTCGCAATGGTTTCAAGGAACTTCAAGTTTCTGAGGATTGTGGAGTGGTACATTTTCTATCTTGGTAGGGGATATTATTCATTTCTCGTGTATATTTTGCATATATAGTCTTACGAGCAGTACAAAGGTCAGTATTTCATAACCATTACGGATGCAGTGGATTCCATAGTTATAACTGTTCGATTACAGTTATTCGATGAGCTGTTGTGGGCAGCTTACCATGTCCATTTGACAAAGCATTGATCAGTCAATAAAGAAATGTGCTCTGACCAAAAGATTCATGATATATTCTCCCTAATTCCTTTGTGTTGTGGTACCATTTTGGCTTCTATTGGTAGTGAAGTGGCCCCTGCATACGTGTCTCTGTGCTTTCTATCCTGTTCCTCCATTTGAAAAACCTTTCGTATAAAACTTCCTGTTTCAGAATCCAATCTAAGACATTTGTACCTCATGTCCATTatcaatgcatcttttgcagcttAATTACTTCATCAGTTTGCCCTATCTCCTGCACCAAAACTTGCTCACTCAACTGATCTTCAATAGTATTCTTATTGTTCCTTTTCTTTTGTCTGTGCAGATAATTTTTGAAGGGGTTTATGCCTTGCACCCGGATATTCGTAAATCACTCGACTTGTGGATAGCTGTTGTAAGAACTAATTATAAGCTAGTTTCTCTTCTTACTCTGGTGCTTTTATTCTCTCTGTCATCTTCCTTTCTGGACACTGCCATCTTATTGTCATCTTCTACTAACAGGTTGGAGGTGTGCATTCACATCTAATTGCCAGAGTACAGAGAGACAAGAACAGGACTGGGTGTTATATGTCACAGGATGGAATTATGACAACAGTATTTCCAATGTTCCAGCAGTACATTGAACCCCACCTTGTTCATGCACATGTCAGTAGACTGAGTTTCATTTGATAATGCATTTCTGTGGAAGTTACTCGATTATGTTTCTTACTGATGTTACTTTTTTGTGTGTGGGTATGGTCAttacaagtttttttttcctgttcTTATTGCAGCTGAAAATTCGAAATGACTTTGATCCTGTTCTTTCTCCTGAGAGTTCTCTTTTTGTTCTGAAAAGCAATAAACAGGTAACTAAGCAAGATGGTTCTTTTGTGGTGGAGTTGTTTGAAAGGGGTCCGCTGCTAGTATCATCCTGACACATTTTATTGTTTAGGTTGGATATCAAGACATTCTGAAACTACTTGATCGTGCAAAGTTCTGCAGTTCTGTTCAGAATTTCACTGATATATACTTGCGGCTTCCTGGACCACCTAATAACGGGAGCCTCACAGAAAGTGAGTGCATAAGAGTTAGATTATGTGAAGGCAGATTTGCTTTACTGATACGAGAGGTTTGTTGTGCAGCTAGACAAAGTGTTTTTACCGTGTCCATCTTTTGCATTATGTAAAAACCCCTGTTGATTTGTGCGGCTCTTGTATCCTAATTTCCTTCTTAAATGTACATGTTTAGCCTATACGGGAAGGCGACTTTATCATACAACCAAAAGTGGATTTCGATATCAGCATTACCACAGTTTCTGGCCTTCTTAATCTTGGGTAACATCTTGAACATAGCAACCTAATTTCAAGCGGCActaactgatttttttttatttctgatgaatATACTCAGTTGTAACCCCGGTGCATTTTTCTTCATCAGCTGTTAAAATGTGTGTTTCCttgtttgaagatttttttttaactaataataaaaagaaaagttaGATTGAGGCGCCATAGAAGCATATCTTATTGTTTATTATGTTCACCATGTGCAACTACATTTACTGGTTGAACACGACTGTTTTCCTGTTGATCTTATTTGAACCCAATGTTGTGTTATTCCATTTGTCATACCAGGTATCAAGCAGTAGCTTACATTGAAGCATCCGCATTGATCTATCAAGATGGAAAGGTCTTCTTGAATTTTCTTCTCTTTCAtaattgattattaatttttgGATCGCACCTTATAGTTTAAGCATACACTTGCAAACTTAAGCTTACCTGTTGAGAGCAGAAGTGTAACTCTTATTTGGCTTTACTGAGTTTTTTCATTCTACTTAGATACTGATCGAGGTTGATCATCTCCAAGATATCCCGAGCCCATATTTACAGATAAAAGGAACAAACAGGGAAGTAGTAGCCACTGCTGGTTCAACACTTGATCTAGACGGTTCATATACCACTAAGGTTGTCATCTTTGTGAATATGCTTTAGTCTAAATCCCACTTTTTCTAATTCACATATCTTCCATCTCTTCCATGGGTTAACGAGTTAATTTCACACAATTGTAGAGTTATCTTCAAATTATTCTGGAAAGTTTGCCAGCATTTGAAAGAAGCTCGTCCGGAATCCATCGCCATCAAGCTacacgacttcaggaacttgttgAATTCATACAAAGTCAGGTACATAAACAAAGGTTTATCCTATTCGAATAATATCCGTCTCAAAGAGAATATTTTAGGGCAAAGTTTTTATTAGAAAATTAAAGAGATTCGCAGTTAGAAAGACTTGACATTTTTGTAATATCATGCAGACATCTATATTGAAGTGGTACTGCAATAGTTTAATGTACTCATTTAGTTGTTTGCAGAAGACCACTCTAGTTAGTCTTGCAAAGGGTGTCATTAATTCTTGTTTATGGCCTTCTACATTTTCGGAAGTTCTTATATGGGTGGATTACAGGGGAACAATTCAGTTGGAGAATCCTCACCAAGCAGGGATAGTTTACCAATGGAAAGCATAATCGAAGACATGCAGTCACGGATCAGAAAGCTCGAACGATGGCATACGGTCAATACGGTAA
Coding sequences within:
- the LOC113275494 gene encoding uncharacterized protein LOC113275494 yields the protein MDNEVVQRVFEGGGRDYHHHQQQQHQQQSSTSSSSILQSLPLHVTFDHGYYLLVKSIQELREKKDGIVIVGIGGPSGSGKTSLAEKVASVIGCARVSMENYRKGADEVNDLNSIDFDALVRNLEDLLNGKDAVLPLFDFQEKKHIGSKTIKSSSTGVVIVDGTYALHSKLRSLLDIRVAVVGGVHFSLLSKVRYDIGDSCSLDSLIDSIFPLFRKDIEPDLHHAQIRINNSFVSSFREPIYKLKCKESPDGHSALIFRGIETQTDNFIEMYLRPPSASEEARINDWIKVRQAGIKYYLSLGDQRIVDKNYIIRPKAEFEVGRMTLGGLLALGYTVVVSYKRASTSFDNGKVSISLETIDTLGKTFLVLRGTDRRVLGTEASRMSIEGPWITKSYLEMSLESRGVPRLNTPPPLSSTSLTRVQEKSLQAPKPIRVTPNIVNSLEDLTQPWTRSPTKSQMEPVLATWRFTSPVAGHTDNSSFRGTMQLAPMPDSYDLDRGLLLAVQAIQAVLENKGLPVIVGIGGPSGSGKTSLAHKMANIVGCEVISLESYYESEQVKDFKFDNFSSIDQHLLSKNIDDIRNRRRTKVPIFDLENCTRNGFKELQVSEDCGVIIFEGVYALHPDIRKSLDLWIAVVGGVHSHLIARVQRDKNRTGCYMSQDGIMTTVFPMFQQYIEPHLVHAHLKIRNDFDPVLSPESSLFVLKSNKQVGYQDILKLLDRAKFCSSVQNFTDIYLRLPGPPNNGSLTESECIRVRLCEGRFALLIREPIREGDFIIQPKVDFDISITTVSGLLNLGYQAVAYIEASALIYQDGKILIEVDHLQDIPSPYLQIKGTNREVVATAGSTLDLDGSYTTKSYLQIILESLPAFERSSSGIHRHQATRLQELVEFIQSQGNNSVGESSPSRDSLPMESIIEDMQSRIRKLERWHTVNTVLWTLLMSALVGYSLYQRKRQ